A window of Candidatus Methylomirabilota bacterium contains these coding sequences:
- the tal gene encoding transaldolase translates to MNVVQALREHGQSVWLDYIRRGLITSGELQRLVDEDGLRGITSNPAIFEKAITGSTDYAEALARLQGQRDLDAKSRYEQLAVQDIQDAADLLRPVYEQTKRRDGFVSLEVSPYLARDTQATLEEVRRLWRMVGRDNVMIKVPGTHEGIVAVRKLIEEGININVTLLFSQQVYEQVAKAYVAGLDALVASGGDPSRVSSVASFFISRIDTAIDAMLSARLKTATSAGEQALLRGLLGKIAIANGKLTYQRYKAIFHGECWQALASKGAHTQRVLWASTSTKNPSYRDVIYVEELIGPDTVNTMPSSTLEAFRDHGCPRFSLEEDVEGAEATMRTLERIGISMDEVTDRLLDEGVRLFAEAFDKLLRAVEARCRAAVSALAGRQTYTLPDDLAAAVSASLDAWRVDGKVRRLWVRDATVWTATDEGEWLGWLGITEDPQATESRLRAIAEEIRDAGFSHAALLGMGGSSLCPEVMARTFGTQNGYPDLHVLDSTDPAQVRTFEGQVDLANTIFIVSSKSGTTLEPNIFTRYFFERVRQAVGTDQAGSRFMAITDPGSELQRLAESLRFRHICFGLPSIGGRYSALSDFGLAPAAIMGLDVLKLLDRAETMAHACASCVPVEENPGVVLGTVLGVLATHGRDKVTIIASPDIRHFGAWLEQLLAESTGKEGKGLIPVDRESEGPIEVYGADRVFIYLRLASDPDPSQDAALDALEGAGHPSVRISIADPYDVGQEFFRWEIATAVAGSLLGINPFNQPDVEASKTATRTLTAEYEKTGSLLLETPILQDNGIVLFSDDKNAATLATAAGRDRSLVGYLRAHLNRLQPGDYFALLAYIEMNDAHESALQRLRHAVRDNKRVATCLGFGPRFLHSTGQAYKGGPNTGVFLQITCDDAFDLPVPGQGFSFGVVKAAQARGDFQVLAARNRRALRVHLGSDVEAGLASLHAALQQALR, encoded by the coding sequence ATGAACGTTGTGCAAGCGTTGCGTGAGCACGGACAATCGGTCTGGTTGGACTATATCCGGCGAGGTCTTATCACCAGTGGCGAGTTACAGCGCCTGGTGGATGAAGACGGGCTGCGCGGCATCACCTCCAACCCCGCCATCTTTGAGAAGGCGATCACCGGAAGCACCGACTACGCCGAGGCCCTCGCGCGCCTCCAGGGGCAGCGGGATCTGGACGCGAAGTCGCGTTACGAGCAGTTGGCCGTCCAAGACATTCAGGACGCCGCCGATCTGCTCCGGCCTGTCTATGAGCAGACGAAAAGACGGGACGGCTTCGTCAGTCTCGAAGTCTCGCCGTACCTGGCGCGTGACACGCAGGCCACCCTTGAGGAGGTGAGGAGACTGTGGCGAATGGTGGGGCGCGACAACGTGATGATCAAGGTCCCGGGTACCCATGAAGGCATTGTCGCCGTGAGAAAGCTCATCGAGGAGGGGATCAATATCAACGTCACCCTGCTCTTCTCCCAACAGGTCTACGAGCAGGTTGCCAAGGCCTACGTGGCGGGGCTCGATGCACTGGTGGCCAGTGGCGGCGATCCGAGCCGGGTCTCCAGTGTCGCCAGCTTCTTCATCAGCCGCATTGACACGGCCATCGACGCCATGCTCAGCGCGCGGCTGAAGACCGCCACGAGCGCCGGTGAGCAGGCGCTGCTGCGAGGTCTGCTCGGCAAGATCGCCATCGCCAACGGGAAACTCACCTACCAGCGATATAAGGCGATCTTTCACGGTGAGTGCTGGCAGGCCCTCGCGAGCAAGGGGGCGCACACCCAGCGTGTCCTATGGGCCAGCACCAGCACCAAGAATCCGAGCTACCGCGACGTGATCTACGTAGAGGAACTGATCGGCCCCGACACGGTGAACACGATGCCGTCGTCAACGCTGGAGGCGTTTCGCGATCACGGATGCCCACGGTTCAGCCTCGAAGAGGATGTCGAGGGCGCGGAGGCAACGATGCGGACGCTTGAGCGGATCGGCATCTCGATGGACGAGGTCACCGACCGGCTGCTGGATGAGGGCGTGCGGCTGTTCGCCGAGGCATTCGATAAGCTGCTGCGAGCGGTGGAGGCGCGATGCCGGGCGGCCGTCAGTGCTCTGGCGGGTCGTCAAACCTACACACTCCCTGACGATCTCGCTGCCGCGGTCAGCGCGTCGCTCGATGCGTGGCGCGTGGACGGCAAGGTGCGAAGACTATGGGTGCGGGATGCCACCGTCTGGACAGCGACGGATGAAGGGGAGTGGCTGGGCTGGTTAGGGATTACCGAGGATCCGCAAGCGACCGAGAGTCGCTTGCGGGCCATTGCCGAAGAGATCAGGGACGCCGGGTTCTCGCATGCGGCGCTGTTGGGGATGGGGGGCTCCAGCCTCTGTCCCGAAGTGATGGCCCGAACGTTCGGCACACAGAACGGCTACCCCGATCTGCACGTCCTCGACTCGACCGATCCTGCTCAAGTCAGGACCTTTGAGGGACAAGTGGACCTGGCCAACACGATCTTCATCGTGTCGAGCAAGTCAGGTACCACCCTGGAGCCAAACATCTTCACCCGGTATTTCTTTGAGCGCGTAAGACAGGCCGTCGGCACCGACCAGGCCGGGAGCCGGTTCATGGCCATTACCGACCCCGGGTCGGAGCTGCAACGGCTTGCCGAGTCGCTTCGCTTTCGTCACATCTGCTTTGGCCTTCCAAGTATCGGCGGCCGCTACTCGGCCCTGTCCGATTTCGGCCTGGCGCCGGCAGCGATCATGGGCCTCGACGTGCTGAAGCTGCTGGACCGTGCCGAGACGATGGCCCATGCGTGCGCCTCATGCGTCCCGGTTGAGGAGAATCCCGGCGTAGTTCTGGGCACCGTCCTGGGTGTGCTCGCCACACACGGACGCGACAAAGTGACGATCATCGCGTCGCCAGACATCCGGCACTTCGGCGCATGGCTGGAGCAGCTCCTTGCTGAATCGACCGGGAAGGAGGGGAAAGGGTTGATCCCCGTCGATCGTGAGTCGGAAGGTCCCATCGAGGTGTATGGCGCCGATCGCGTGTTCATTTACCTCCGATTGGCGTCCGATCCAGATCCCTCGCAGGATGCCGCATTGGATGCCTTGGAGGGGGCCGGCCACCCCAGTGTCCGAATTTCGATTGCTGATCCCTATGACGTGGGCCAGGAGTTCTTCCGGTGGGAGATTGCGACCGCCGTAGCCGGATCGCTTCTCGGGATCAATCCCTTCAATCAGCCCGACGTGGAAGCGAGTAAGACGGCTACGCGAACCTTGACGGCGGAATATGAGAAGACAGGGTCGCTACTGCTGGAGACCCCGATCCTTCAGGACAACGGTATCGTGCTGTTCAGTGACGACAAGAACGCCGCCACATTGGCCACGGCCGCAGGCCGCGACCGGTCGCTCGTCGGGTATCTCAGGGCGCACCTGAACCGACTGCAGCCCGGCGATTACTTTGCGCTCCTGGCCTATATCGAGATGAACGACGCCCATGAAAGCGCGCTTCAAAGGCTGCGTCACGCAGTCCGTGACAACAAGCGTGTGGCGACATGCCTGGGTTTTGGCCCCCGCTTCCTGCACTCGACCGGTCAGGCCTACAAGGGCGGACCGAACACGGGCGTCTTTCTGCAGATTACGTGCGACGACGCGTTCGACCTGCCTGTGCCCGGACAGGGGTTCAGCTTTGGCGTGGTCAAAGCCGCCCAGGCGCGTGGCGACTTCCAGGTCTTGGCGGCGCGGAATCGCCGGGCGTTACGGGTTCATCTCGGTTCCGATGTGGAGGCCGGCCTGGCATCACTACACGCGGCACTACAACAAGCATTACGCTGA
- the zwf gene encoding glucose-6-phosphate dehydrogenase yields MRLLTEANAQPSRYQVPDACALVIFGASGDLTRRKLLPALYALMHDDLLPDRFAVIGFARREKDHQAFRDEMGKAVEQYARLRPVKPEVWDRLARGLYYVAAAFEEPAGYERLRTLLADVDHRHGTGGYRLYYLATPPSAYAEIVARLGAAGLVSETGEAPYDTTPAPKTRGCCRIIVEKPFGHDLATATALNTHIHRVFREPQVYRIDHYLGKETVQNILTFRFGNSIFEPLWNRRYVDHVQLLVAEDLGVEDRGGYYDSAGALRDIVQNHMLQLLSLVAMEPPATFEPDAVRDEKVKVLRAIRPVPVERIEDATVRAQYISGTLKGNKIVAYADEPRVATETATETFVALRLEIDNWRWAGVPFYVRTGKALPKRVTEVTIQYKRPPLLLFQHTAHAGHESRDIVEPNRLTLRIQPDEGISLRVGLKPPGPYISLVPARLGFSYREAFGVDPAEAYERLLLDCMLGDSTLFIRRDEVESAWALVTPVLEAWAAAGRTGLAYYPVGSWGPKEADRFIEANDRKWVNP; encoded by the coding sequence ATGCGGCTCTTGACTGAGGCGAACGCTCAACCTTCCCGTTATCAGGTGCCGGACGCGTGTGCGCTCGTCATCTTTGGCGCGTCCGGCGATCTGACGCGGCGCAAGCTCCTGCCGGCCCTCTACGCGCTCATGCACGACGACTTGCTCCCTGACCGGTTCGCGGTAATCGGGTTTGCGAGACGGGAGAAGGACCATCAGGCCTTTCGCGACGAGATGGGCAAGGCGGTGGAGCAGTATGCCCGCCTGCGTCCGGTGAAACCGGAGGTGTGGGACCGCCTGGCGCGCGGCCTCTACTATGTCGCGGCCGCATTCGAGGAGCCTGCCGGCTACGAGCGGCTCCGGACGCTTCTCGCCGACGTAGATCACCGACACGGAACCGGCGGCTATCGGCTCTACTACCTGGCCACACCCCCCTCGGCCTATGCGGAGATTGTGGCGCGCCTGGGGGCCGCCGGACTGGTGAGCGAGACGGGGGAGGCGCCGTACGACACGACCCCTGCCCCGAAGACTCGCGGCTGCTGCCGGATTATCGTCGAAAAGCCGTTCGGGCATGACTTGGCCACGGCCACAGCCCTGAACACCCACATCCATCGCGTCTTCCGCGAGCCGCAGGTTTACCGGATCGACCACTACCTGGGCAAGGAGACCGTCCAGAACATCCTCACCTTCCGCTTCGGCAACAGCATCTTTGAACCGTTATGGAATCGGCGGTATGTGGACCACGTGCAACTCCTGGTGGCCGAGGACCTGGGTGTGGAGGATCGCGGCGGCTACTACGACAGCGCGGGCGCTCTGCGGGATATCGTGCAAAACCACATGCTGCAGCTCCTGTCGCTGGTGGCCATGGAGCCGCCCGCTACCTTTGAGCCGGATGCGGTCCGCGACGAGAAGGTCAAGGTCCTGCGGGCGATCCGTCCCGTCCCGGTCGAGCGGATCGAGGACGCAACCGTTCGGGCGCAGTACATCAGCGGGACACTGAAAGGAAACAAGATCGTGGCCTACGCCGACGAGCCCAGGGTCGCGACGGAGACAGCCACGGAAACTTTTGTGGCGCTGCGCCTGGAGATCGACAACTGGCGCTGGGCGGGGGTGCCGTTTTACGTGCGGACCGGCAAGGCGCTGCCGAAGCGGGTCACCGAGGTCACGATCCAGTATAAGCGGCCGCCACTGCTGCTGTTTCAGCACACGGCCCACGCCGGCCACGAGAGTCGGGACATCGTGGAGCCGAATCGCCTCACGCTCCGCATCCAGCCGGACGAAGGGATCTCATTACGAGTAGGGCTCAAGCCGCCTGGACCGTACATCAGCCTGGTGCCGGCTCGACTGGGCTTCTCATACCGGGAGGCCTTCGGGGTCGATCCTGCAGAGGCCTACGAGCGACTGCTGCTGGACTGCATGCTCGGGGATTCGACGCTATTTATCCGGCGCGATGAGGTGGAGTCCGCGTGGGCGCTGGTGACGCCTGTCCTCGAGGCCTGGGCCGCCGCAGGCCGCACCGGCCTGGCGTACTACCCCGTCGGAAGCTGGGGCCCAAAAGAGGCCGACCGCTTCATCGAGGCCAACGACCGGAAGTGGGTCAACCCATGA
- a CDS encoding CusA/CzcA family heavy metal efflux RND transporter, with protein MIERLIAWSARNRFLVFLAVIFCSLWGVYALRGLPLDAIPDLSDVQVIIFTDWPGRSPDLVEDQITYPIITKLVSAPKVKFVRGQSFFGLSFVYVIFADGTDIYWARSRVLEYMQGVAGRLPPGVVPTLGPDATGVGWVYQYALIDRSGRYDLAFLRSLQDWQLRYALAAVPGVAEVAGVGGFVKQYQVTVNPNALLAYHLPLNEVIEAIRRSNNDVGGRAIEASGTEYMVRGRGYIRSVADIENVPLGTNDQGTPILLRDIAKVWIGADMRRGITDYNGEGEAVGGVIVMRYGENALDVINGVKAKIEEIRPALPDGVEIVPVYDRSSLIQRAIATLKEKLIEESIIVSLVCIIFLFHFRSALVAILILPIAILLAFVPMYYMRLTSNIMSLGGIAIAIGAMVDAAIVMIENAHKRLERWEHEGRPGSRAEVIIQAAQEVGKPLFFSLLVITVSFIPVFTLEAQEGRLFKPLAYTKTFAMFFASLLSVTLAPALMLLLIRGRIATETKNPVSRFLIWLYYPVVDTVLRFRKTTVVLALAALVATLPAFLRLGSEFMPPLNEGTILYMPSALPGLSVTPAAQILHIQDKLLRQFPEVQSVFGKIGRVESPTDPAPIMMVETLVELKPESEWRKARQQRWYSRWAPDPLKTLLQPIWPEERTMTFDELVDTMDAKMRFPGMPNVWWMPIQTRTEMLATGFRSVLGLKIFGPDLQVIDQIGKQIEAAIAMVPGTRSVLSERTTGGYFIDFRVRRQEAARYGLRVEDVEEVIETAIGGKEISMTVEGRERYTIQLRYPRELRDDVEALKRVLVPTPMGAQVPMAQLADLSITTGPPSIRDEGGALVGYVFIDVTGRDLVGYVQEAKKMIAQMVQIPKGYYLSWAGQFQYFERAKARLMIVVPLTLAITFVLLFLNFNSVAKTLIVLLSIPFSLVGGIWLLYLLGYHLSVAVWVGIIALAGVAAETGVVMIVYLDEVYERRIREGTMRNLSDLYEAIIEGAVQRVRPKMMTVTAIMAGLLPIMWSHGTGADVMKRIAAPMVGGMVTSTILTLLVIPAIYALWRSRQLQRGAQ; from the coding sequence ATGATCGAGCGCCTGATTGCCTGGAGCGCACGGAATCGCTTCCTGGTATTTCTCGCTGTGATCTTTTGCTCGCTCTGGGGGGTCTACGCCCTGCGGGGTCTCCCCCTTGACGCGATCCCGGATCTGTCCGATGTCCAGGTCATCATCTTCACTGACTGGCCCGGCCGAAGCCCGGATCTGGTTGAAGACCAGATCACCTACCCCATCATCACCAAACTTGTCTCTGCGCCCAAGGTCAAGTTCGTCAGGGGCCAGTCGTTCTTCGGCCTCTCATTCGTCTATGTCATCTTTGCAGACGGGACCGACATCTATTGGGCGCGCAGCCGGGTCCTGGAGTACATGCAGGGCGTAGCCGGCAGGCTGCCGCCGGGCGTAGTGCCAACCCTCGGGCCCGACGCCACCGGTGTGGGGTGGGTCTACCAGTACGCCCTGATCGACCGGAGCGGCCGGTATGACCTGGCCTTCCTCCGCAGCCTTCAGGACTGGCAGCTTCGGTATGCGCTCGCCGCCGTTCCTGGCGTCGCCGAAGTGGCCGGCGTGGGCGGCTTCGTCAAGCAGTATCAGGTCACTGTCAATCCGAATGCGCTGCTCGCCTATCACCTCCCGCTCAATGAGGTCATCGAGGCCATCCGCCGCAGCAACAACGACGTTGGCGGCCGGGCCATTGAGGCCTCCGGCACGGAGTACATGGTGCGGGGCCGAGGGTATATCCGGTCAGTCGCCGACATCGAAAACGTGCCGCTTGGAACAAACGACCAGGGTACGCCGATCCTGCTGCGCGACATCGCGAAGGTCTGGATCGGCGCCGACATGCGGCGCGGGATCACCGACTACAACGGCGAGGGTGAGGCCGTCGGGGGCGTCATCGTTATGCGCTATGGCGAGAACGCCCTGGACGTGATCAACGGGGTCAAGGCGAAGATCGAGGAGATCAGGCCGGCCCTGCCCGATGGAGTAGAGATCGTTCCGGTCTATGACCGCTCCAGCCTCATCCAGCGCGCCATCGCCACGCTCAAGGAGAAATTGATCGAGGAGAGCATCATTGTCAGCCTGGTCTGCATTATCTTCCTCTTCCATTTCCGAAGCGCTCTGGTGGCGATCCTGATCCTCCCGATTGCCATCCTCCTCGCGTTCGTCCCGATGTACTACATGCGCCTCACGTCCAATATCATGTCGCTGGGAGGGATCGCCATCGCCATCGGGGCCATGGTCGATGCCGCCATCGTCATGATCGAGAATGCCCACAAGCGACTGGAGCGGTGGGAGCACGAGGGAAGGCCGGGCAGTCGCGCTGAGGTCATCATTCAGGCAGCCCAGGAGGTGGGCAAGCCGCTCTTCTTCTCGCTACTGGTCATCACGGTCTCCTTCATCCCGGTCTTTACCCTGGAGGCCCAGGAAGGGCGGCTTTTCAAGCCCCTGGCCTATACCAAGACCTTCGCCATGTTCTTCGCCTCGCTCCTCTCAGTCACCCTGGCCCCGGCCCTGATGCTGCTCCTAATCCGTGGGCGGATCGCTACAGAGACAAAGAATCCCGTCAGCCGGTTCCTCATCTGGCTCTACTATCCGGTTGTTGACACCGTTCTGCGGTTCCGCAAGACGACCGTCGTCTTGGCGTTGGCTGCCCTGGTCGCGACCCTTCCCGCCTTTCTTCGCCTCGGTTCCGAGTTTATGCCGCCTCTGAACGAAGGGACAATCCTCTACATGCCCTCGGCCCTTCCCGGCCTCTCCGTCACCCCGGCGGCCCAGATCCTCCACATCCAGGACAAGCTCCTCCGTCAATTTCCCGAGGTGCAATCGGTCTTCGGCAAGATCGGCCGGGTCGAGTCTCCAACCGATCCGGCCCCCATCATGATGGTCGAGACCCTGGTCGAGCTGAAGCCGGAGTCCGAGTGGCGCAAAGCCCGCCAGCAGCGATGGTACTCACGTTGGGCGCCCGACCCCCTCAAAACGCTTCTACAGCCCATCTGGCCCGAGGAGCGGACGATGACCTTCGACGAGTTGGTGGACACCATGGATGCCAAGATGCGCTTCCCCGGAATGCCGAACGTCTGGTGGATGCCGATCCAGACCCGGACCGAGATGCTGGCCACGGGCTTTCGGAGTGTGCTTGGGCTCAAGATCTTCGGCCCAGACCTCCAGGTGATCGACCAGATCGGAAAACAGATCGAGGCGGCCATCGCGATGGTCCCGGGAACACGGAGCGTCCTGTCGGAACGCACGACAGGCGGCTATTTCATCGACTTCAGGGTCCGGCGGCAAGAGGCGGCCCGCTACGGTCTCCGGGTCGAGGACGTGGAAGAGGTCATCGAAACCGCCATCGGAGGAAAGGAGATCTCGATGACGGTCGAAGGGCGGGAGCGATACACGATCCAGCTCCGATATCCTCGGGAGTTACGGGACGACGTCGAGGCGCTGAAGCGGGTCCTGGTCCCCACCCCAATGGGGGCACAGGTCCCTATGGCCCAACTGGCCGACCTCAGCATCACGACAGGTCCGCCATCTATTCGGGATGAGGGGGGCGCCCTGGTCGGCTATGTGTTCATCGATGTGACCGGTCGCGACCTGGTTGGGTACGTCCAAGAGGCCAAAAAAATGATCGCACAGATGGTGCAGATCCCTAAGGGGTACTACCTAAGTTGGGCGGGGCAGTTCCAGTACTTCGAGCGGGCCAAGGCTCGCCTGATGATTGTCGTTCCGCTAACCCTCGCGATCACCTTTGTCCTCCTGTTCCTGAACTTCAACTCGGTCGCGAAGACACTCATTGTCCTGCTCTCCATCCCCTTCTCGCTGGTGGGGGGGATCTGGCTACTATATCTGCTCGGCTACCACCTGAGCGTGGCGGTCTGGGTCGGGATCATCGCCCTGGCCGGGGTCGCGGCTGAAACCGGGGTGGTGATGATTGTCTATCTCGATGAGGTCTATGAGCGTCGCATTCGGGAAGGAACGATGCGGAATCTCAGCGATCTTTACGAAGCGATCATCGAAGGGGCGGTTCAGCGGGTCCGGCCTAAGATGATGACGGTGACCGCCATTATGGCGGGCCTGTTGCCCATCATGTGGAGCCACGGGACGGGGGCCGACGTCATGAAGCGGATCGCCGCCCCCATGGTCGGCGGCATGGTCACCTCCACCATCCTCACCTTACTGGTCATCCCGGCGATCTACGCCCTCTGGCGAAGCCGGCAACTGCAACGAGGCGCTCAATAA
- a CDS encoding efflux RND transporter periplasmic adaptor subunit: protein MVDPAKQQLMGLRIVEATYQPLEKTIRTVGRIDYDERKLKQIQTKIEGWIERLYVDFTGTFVKRGGPLFSIYSPELVSAQEEYLLALQAKTRIGSSPFERVAASGRSLLEAARRRLLLWDITPEQIAELERSGTPTKTLTLISPIDGFVIEKMALEGMRVDPSMVLYKIADLSTVWVYTDIYEYELPLVKVGQEAMVRLSYYPGRTFRGRVIYLYPYLDSKTRTAKVRLELPNPSASQLKPGMFADVELKVALGKRLAVPHEAILDSGTRQIVFVESGEGRFEPKEVTLGLRVDDRHEILAGLKPGTRVVASANFFLDSESKLRESMGAMAGMAGMERMRMDKMQGMEGMGGRQ from the coding sequence ATGGTGGATCCCGCCAAGCAGCAGCTTATGGGCCTGCGGATCGTCGAAGCGACCTACCAGCCTTTAGAGAAAACCATCCGGACCGTAGGGAGGATCGATTACGACGAGCGAAAGCTGAAGCAGATCCAGACCAAGATCGAGGGCTGGATCGAGCGCCTCTACGTCGATTTTACGGGAACATTCGTGAAACGAGGCGGCCCGCTGTTCAGCATCTACAGCCCGGAGTTGGTCTCGGCCCAGGAGGAGTACCTCCTCGCCCTGCAAGCAAAAACCCGGATCGGCTCCAGCCCCTTCGAGCGGGTGGCTGCTTCGGGACGCTCTCTGCTCGAAGCGGCCCGGCGGCGTCTGCTCCTCTGGGACATCACTCCGGAGCAGATCGCTGAGCTGGAACGGAGCGGCACGCCAACCAAGACGCTCACCCTGATCTCCCCCATCGACGGCTTTGTCATCGAAAAGATGGCCCTCGAAGGGATGCGGGTGGATCCCTCGATGGTCCTGTACAAGATCGCTGATCTTTCCACCGTCTGGGTCTACACCGACATCTATGAGTATGAGCTACCCCTCGTCAAGGTAGGGCAGGAGGCTATGGTCCGGCTCTCCTACTATCCCGGCCGGACCTTCCGGGGACGGGTGATCTACCTCTATCCCTATCTGGACAGTAAGACCAGGACAGCTAAGGTCCGACTGGAGCTCCCGAATCCGAGCGCCTCGCAACTCAAGCCGGGGATGTTCGCCGATGTGGAGCTGAAGGTGGCCCTAGGGAAGCGGTTGGCGGTTCCTCACGAGGCGATCCTTGATTCAGGAACGCGGCAGATTGTGTTTGTCGAGAGCGGTGAAGGCCGTTTCGAACCGAAGGAGGTCACGCTGGGTCTCAGGGTCGATGACCGCCATGAGATCCTTGCCGGACTCAAGCCCGGAACCCGAGTGGTAGCCAGCGCCAATTTCTTCCTCGATTCGGAGAGCAAGCTCCGGGAGTCGATGGGCGCCATGGCCGGGATGGCCGGCATGGAGCGGATGCGGATGGATAAAATGCAAGGGATGGAGGGAATGGGAGGACGCCAATGA
- a CDS encoding ammonia channel protein, whose translation MPQRRRVTAVVLLILISLMLYTPVVSFAQQAPPDQPAVQAPAPTPPAPPKIDSGDTAWMLTSSALVLLMTAPGLALFYAGLVRRKNALGTIMQSFITLALISIQWALIGYSLAFGPDTGGVIGSLAWVGLRGVGLEPNPDYAATIPHQAFMVYQMMFAAITPALITGAIAERMKFSAFLLFTILWATLIYDPLAHWVWGVGGWLRKMGALDFAGGTAVHISSGISALAAALVVGRRRGHPGEPMPPHNLTMTVTGAALLWFGWFGFNAGSATAANKLATNAFVVTHLATAAAALAWMVVEWGSRGKPTVLGAASGAVAGLVAITPASGYVGPMSALFIGAGGGMLCYTACMLKGRLGYDDSLDVVGVHGVGGTWGALATGLFASKAVNPDAADGLFFGNPHQFVVQVIATLACMLLAFVGTVILLKLIDALVGLRISGEEEQIGLDLSQHEENAYGF comes from the coding sequence ATGCCACAACGACGTCGCGTGACTGCTGTTGTCCTGCTGATCCTCATCAGCCTGATGCTGTATACCCCGGTCGTCTCCTTCGCCCAACAGGCCCCTCCCGACCAACCTGCGGTCCAGGCCCCCGCACCTACCCCACCGGCGCCTCCTAAGATAGACTCCGGGGATACGGCATGGATGCTCACCTCTTCAGCCTTGGTATTGCTGATGACCGCCCCCGGTCTCGCCCTGTTTTATGCCGGCCTGGTTCGGCGGAAGAATGCGCTGGGGACGATCATGCAGAGCTTCATCACCCTGGCGCTGATCAGCATCCAGTGGGCCCTGATCGGCTACTCCCTGGCCTTCGGCCCCGATACGGGCGGCGTGATCGGCAGCCTCGCCTGGGTGGGACTGCGCGGTGTGGGGCTGGAGCCGAACCCAGACTACGCGGCCACCATCCCACACCAAGCCTTTATGGTGTACCAGATGATGTTTGCAGCCATCACACCGGCCCTCATCACAGGGGCGATCGCCGAGCGGATGAAGTTCAGCGCGTTCCTGCTCTTTACGATCCTTTGGGCCACCTTGATTTACGATCCGCTCGCGCACTGGGTCTGGGGGGTAGGCGGATGGCTGCGTAAGATGGGGGCGCTCGACTTTGCCGGCGGTACTGCCGTCCACATCAGTTCCGGCATCTCAGCCCTCGCTGCAGCCCTGGTCGTAGGGCGACGTCGCGGCCATCCGGGAGAGCCGATGCCTCCCCACAACCTCACCATGACCGTGACGGGTGCGGCCCTGCTCTGGTTCGGTTGGTTCGGCTTTAACGCGGGGAGCGCCACCGCCGCCAACAAGCTGGCCACTAATGCCTTTGTCGTGACCCATCTTGCGACAGCGGCGGCCGCACTGGCCTGGATGGTCGTCGAGTGGGGGTCCAGGGGCAAACCAACCGTCCTGGGGGCAGCCAGCGGCGCCGTCGCCGGTCTCGTCGCCATTACCCCGGCATCCGGCTATGTCGGCCCGATGTCGGCGCTCTTCATCGGGGCAGGCGGAGGGATGCTCTGCTACACGGCCTGTATGCTGAAGGGACGGCTGGGCTATGACGATTCGTTGGATGTCGTGGGTGTCCACGGTGTCGGCGGGACGTGGGGCGCACTGGCGACCGGCCTGTTTGCCTCGAAGGCAGTGAATCCCGATGCTGCCGATGGATTATTTTTCGGCAATCCTCATCAGTTCGTGGTGCAGGTCATCGCGACGTTGGCCTGTATGCTCCTGGCGTTCGTCGGTACGGTGATTCTGTTAAAGCTCATCGACGCCCTGGTCGGCCTGCGGATCAGCGGTGAAGAGGAACAGATCGGCCTCGACCTGAGCCAGCACGAAGAGAACGCCTACGGCTTCTGA
- a CDS encoding DUF2191 domain-containing protein encodes MKTTVEIPNSLLLEVRKLASRERTTVRALVEQGLRRILAESQQRGAFKLRKASFKGKGLQPGVAHASWERIREMAYEGRGG; translated from the coding sequence ATGAAAACAACCGTAGAGATTCCGAATTCGCTCTTATTGGAAGTCCGCAAGTTAGCTTCCAGGGAGCGTACGACCGTTCGAGCCTTGGTCGAGCAAGGGTTGAGACGCATCCTCGCTGAAAGCCAACAACGTGGCGCATTCAAGCTTCGCAAGGCATCTTTTAAGGGGAAAGGACTCCAGCCGGGTGTTGCCCATGCGTCCTGGGAACGAATCAGAGAGATGGCGTATGAGGGGCGGGGCGGGTGA
- a CDS encoding VapC toxin family PIN domain ribonuclease, which yields MIAVDANLLVYAHREDSPWYESASRSINGLAEGRAAWAIPWPCIHEFLAIVTHPRIYTPPTPLASAIDQVEAWLESPSLVLLAESEGYWQHLQVVLTQGRINGPQVHDARVAAICLLHGVQELWTVDRDFGRFPALTVRNPLVG from the coding sequence GTGATTGCGGTCGACGCGAATCTTCTCGTCTATGCCCACAGAGAAGATTCTCCGTGGTATGAGAGCGCGTCCCGGTCGATCAATGGACTGGCCGAAGGCCGCGCGGCATGGGCTATTCCGTGGCCGTGTATTCACGAGTTCCTCGCCATCGTGACCCACCCGCGAATTTACACTCCACCGACGCCTCTCGCATCAGCCATAGACCAAGTGGAGGCTTGGTTGGAGTCGCCCAGCCTGGTGCTCCTGGCGGAATCCGAGGGCTACTGGCAACACCTACAAGTCGTCCTCACACAGGGGCGCATCAATGGACCGCAGGTCCATGATGCCCGCGTGGCGGCGATCTGTCTACTGCACGGCGTGCAGGAGCTGTGGACCGTCGATCGCGACTTCGGGCGCTTTCCCGCGCTCACAGTCCGCAATCCACTCGTAGGCTGA